A region of Paramormyrops kingsleyae isolate MSU_618 chromosome 17, PKINGS_0.4, whole genome shotgun sequence DNA encodes the following proteins:
- the LOC140578933 gene encoding uncharacterized protein, which yields MISREERGADPTAAVSPPVAAADAERRRKPNSDLLYPVLPEVSPLPPPPPAPHPPAQVPPPPGRAEPSAPAAEGGPGPSVKQEESSYDEEDEEDDEEEVSKGRDSKGRSRRLQRKGKKEGKHQFPLMQVPNPRLEGGPIMVVQRNWEPGEIKDVAEALPNPRKSGGIQFYAAVKDMDGVYQPSAWELSQVLKKKLGPAWAALGVSWDTGIQRLDNARWAQQMNSLENALKSRFPTTVDWSRLHAARQGDKEDVYDWELRLQSLMEQYSGAGVEQQGQMMAAFYVEGLQPEIRELLKQVCPDWRERNMAGVRAFAQNIERNLKDTEKRKSIQEEKKKGKREKEHEMLFQAEIAGTGGEEGQFIALTRHLTDDPLLKLRVEGREILFLVDTGATRSTIREVEVSGVPTTGRTIKIIGASGIPGFLEETEPLLVERSPGSIVCQHQFLVSPHCPVNLLGRDLMGKLGMKVELGVDGLTVTSEALGLFCLSEKANFAAWWLVDDTIVRDCIPEGQDQPDRLHCTAQFFGKGGAEWTRDFEAAGGLRETVVLDYLYVAEDKSAASVRLSAGQKQWYVGGSVPHVSYGKKGSLEWKDLGPWVAECEKRTEWVRVEEGRWMSGDGQVQRYKIDQCVEVQRKGDAIEDKGKGIDPLPDWLGEVPDCLWAKGKNDFGRVVSAEPLVVHPKSDFRPHKAQYPLSREAVEGVREVHADLVKRGAIKEIAYSPVNSPILPVKKANGTWRFVQDLRGVNAAIHPRAPIVPNPITILASIPAEAKWFSVIDLANAFFSIPVDPHSQYWFAFTFQGKRWTWTVMPQGYTESPSVYGQELAKNLEGFTAPGGSTLVQYVDDLLLCSHTRESCKQDTIAMLDFLAKNGHKASKEKLQLVSQRVKYLGHVLTSEGRSLGPDRVASIQEMPKPKTKQQLLSVLGMIGYCRPWIQDYAQRSQPLVDLTIGLGLTDKLTWTTEAEDALIDLKQALMSAPALGLPDYQKPFVQYVDEKKGFMTSVLTQYHGGRCKPVAYYSKRLDSVARALPPCLRAVAATAEAVMASADLVQLHPLTLRVPHAVHAILTQARTSHLTPARSVHYQNVLLTLANVTVERCSALNPATLLPTGVDGEPHDCLQVIDCVCRPRPDLTDIPLEGGNILFVDGSSLRLEDGSPATSYAVVRDGSLVDGGQLPRHWSAQAAELFALQQACKLAEGQKVTIYTDSRYAFGVCHDHGALWKQRGFRTSTGKPIQHHQLVEQLLDALMLPEQVAIVKCQAHTKRTDEISQGNDLADQWAKGLAKDSTGFGNKVLLAMDVDKLCADNDLVLIQTGATEGELRGWKRNGARCDGEGVWRHSGTNRPYLPRSAYPGMAKAVHGLDHASRDGMVAAVTRVWHAPGFATAAAQFCGRCMVCMKFNVGKGIPSDPAVTPSPQSPFDHLQMDFIELTPCRGYKYCLVIVDLFSSCVTHSSPTVPDPRVLDRGKRGVMDANAVELLS from the exons ATGATTAGCAGAGAGGAAAGGGGGGCCGATCCaactgctgctgtttctccgcCTGTGGCTGCTGCTGATGCTGAGAGGAGGAGAAAGCCTAACTCTGATCTCCTGTATCCGGTCCTGCCTGAAGTGTCCCCTCTtccaccgccgcctcctgcACCTCACCCTCCTGCCCAGGTCCCGCCTCCTCCAGGAAGAGCAGAGCCCTCTGCACCTGCTGCAGAAGGGGGTCCGGGGCCCTCTGTAAAGCAGGAAGAATCTTCCTAtgatgaggaggatgaggaagatgacGAGGAGGAAGTATCCAAAGGCCGGGATAGTAAAGGTCGTTCACGCCGTCTGCAGCGTAAAGGGAAGAAAGAAGGAAAGCACCAATTTCCTCTGATGCAGGTCCCGAACCCCCGACTCGAAGGTGGGCCTATCATGGTGGTGCAACGGAACTGGGAGCCTGGTGAAATCAAGGATGTGGCAGAGGCCCTGCCCAACCCACGGAAGAGTGGGGGGATTCAGTTCTACGCAGCCGTGAAGGACATGGATGGAGTGTACCAGCCCAGCGCTTGGGAGCTGAGCCAGGTGTTAAAGAAGAAGTTGGGGCCGGCATGGGCTGCTCTGGGAGTATCCTGGGACACTGGAATCCAGAGATTGGACAATGCTAGGTGGGCCCAGCAGATGAACTCTCTGGAGAATGCTCTTAAGTCCCGTTTTCCCACAACGGTTGACTGGTCCCGTTTGCATGCAGCTCGGCAAGGCGACAAAGAAGATGTGTATGACTGGGAGCTCCGCTTGCAGAGCCTGATGGAACAATACTCAGGCGCAGGAGTGGAACAGCAGGGACAAATGATGGCTGCCTTCTATGTGGAAGGACTGCAGCCCGAGATCCGAGAGCTCCTGAAGCAAGTTTGCCCCGACTGGAGGGAGAGAAACATGGCTGGTGTGCGAGCTTTCGCCCAGAACATCGAGCGGAATCTGAAAGACACAGAGAAAAGGAAAAGCATCcaggaagagaagaaaaaagggaaaagggAGAAGGAACATGAAATGCTCTTTCAGGCG GAGATTGCGGGGACGGGTGGTGAAGAGGGTCAGTTCATCGCCTTAACCCGACACCTAACAGATGACCCATTGCTTAAATTGAGGGTGGAGGGAAGGGAAATCCTTTTCCTCGTGGATACGGGAGCTACAAGGTCAACAATCAGAGAGGTGGAAGTGTCGGGAGTCCCCACCACCGGCAGAACTATAAAAATAATCGGTGCCTCGGGAATCCCCGGATTCCTAGAAGAAACAGAACCTTTATTAGTAGAACGGAGCCCAGGGTCCATTGTGTGTCAGCACCAGTTCCTAGTTTCCCCCCATTGTCCTGTCAACCTGCTGGGGAGGGACTTAATGGGGAAGCTGGGGATGAAGGTAGAACTGGGAGTGGACGGTCTCACAGTGACCTCAGAGGCTTTGGGACTGTTTTGCTTATCAGAGAAAGCTAACTTTGCTGCTTGGTGGCTAGTGGATGACACAATCGTGAGAGACTGTATCCCTGAAGGACAAGATCAGCCTGACAGATTGCATTGCACTGCTCAGTTCTTTGGAAAAGGAGGGGCTGAATGGACGAGAGATTTTGAGGCTGCAGGAGGGCTGAGAGAGACTGTTGTGCTTGATTATCTCTATGTGGCAGAAGACAAGTCTGCTGCGTCTGTCCGTTTGTCAGCTGGCCAGAAACAGTGGTATGTGGGAGGTTCGGTCCCCCATGTATCATATGGGAAAAAGGGGTCGCTAGAATGGAAGGATTTAGGACCCTGGGTCGCTGAGTGTGAGAAAAGGACTGAGTGGGTACGTGTGGAGGAAGGTAGGTGGATGAGTGGAGATGGTCAGGTGCAAAGGTATAAAATAGACCAGTGCGtagaggtacagagaaagggggaCGCAATAGAAGATAAGGGGAAAGGTATTGATCCTCTGCCAGACTGGTTAGGGGAGGTACCAGATTGCTTGTGGGCAAAAGGGAAAAATGATTTTGGCAGAgtggtgtcagctgagccttTGGTGGTCCACCCCAAGTCTGACTTTCGGCCTCACAAGGCCCAGTATCCCTTATCTAGAGAAGCAgtggagggagtgagagaagtacATGCAGATCTGGTGAAAAGGGGGGCTATTAAGGAAATAGCCTATTCTCCAGTTAATTCTCCTATCTTACCTGTGAAAAAGGCAAATGGTACTTGGAGATTTGTACAGGATTTGAGGGGTGTCAATGCAGCCATACACCCCAGAGCTCCTATTGTACCTAATCCAATCACGATTCTGGCTTCCATACCAGCGGAGGCTAAATGGTTCTCTGTCATTGACTTGGCTAATGCTTTCTTCTCTATCCCAGTAGATCCACATTCGCAGTACTGGTTCGCCTTCACCTTTCAGGGGAAGAGGTGGACTtggacagtgatgccccagggcTACACAGAGTCACCTAGCGTGTATGGACAGGAGCTGGCAAAAAATTTGGAGGGGTTTACTGCGCCTGGGGGTAGCacactggtacagtatgtggatgaTTTGTTGCTTTGCTCTCACACTCGTGAGTCCTGTAAACAGGACACCATAGCTATGTTAGACTTCCTGGCGAAAAATGGGCACAAAGCCTCAAAAGAAAAGCTGCAGCTGGTGTCTCAAAGGGTTAAATACCTTGGACATGTGTTGACAAGTGAGGGAAGGTCATTAGGACCAGACCGAGTGGCATCCATACAGGAGATGCCCAAACCTAAGACTAAACAGCAATTGCTTTCAGTCCTAGGCATGATTGGCTATTGCAGGCCTTGGATTCAGGACTATGCACAGAGGTCACAGCCCTTGGTTGATTTGACAATTGGGCTAGGACTGACAGACAAACTGACGTGGACGACTGAAGCTGAAGACGCCCTAATTGACTTAAAGCAGGCGTTAATGTCAGCCCCAGCTTTGGGGTTGCCTGACTATCAAAAGCCATTTGTGCAATATGTGGACGAGAAAAAGGGGTTCATGACTTCAGTCCTGACTCAGTATCACGGGGGGAGGTGCAAACCGGTTGCCTACTACTCAAAGCGTTTGGACTCGGTGGCTCGAGCATTACCACCTTGCCTTCGAGCAGTGGCTGCAACAGCTGAGGCAGTGATGGCGAGTGCAGATCTGGTGCAGCTGCATCCACTGACACTTCGAGTTCCCCATGCAGTGCACGCGATCCTGACACAGGCCAGGACATCTCATTTGACGCCTGCGCGATCAGTGCATTATCAGAATGTTTTGCTAACACTGGCAAATGTGACTGTGGAGAGGTGCTCTGCTTTGAATCCAGCTACCCTCCTTCCCACGGGGGTGGACGGGGAACCGCATGATTGTTTGCAGGTCATCGACTGTGTGTGCAGACCTAGGCCGGATCTGACTGACATCCCACTGGAAGGAGGCAATATCCTGTTTGTTGATGGGAGTTCTTTGCGGCTGGAGGATGGATCGCCAGCGACCTCCTATGCTGTGGTGCGAGATGGATCACTTGTGGACGGGGGGCAGCTGCCTAGACATTGGTCCGCACAGGCGGCTGAGCTGTTTGCACTGCAACAGGCCTGCAAACTGGCTGAAGGACAGAAAGTCACTATCTACACAGACTCAAGATACGCCTTCGGGGTGTGTCACGATCATGGTGCATTGTGGAAGCAGAGAGGTTTTCGCACCAGCACTGGAAAACCCATTCAGCATCATCAATTAGTGGAGCAATTGTTGGACGCTCTCATGCTGCCCGAACAGGTGGCAATAGTGAAGTGCCAGGCCCACACAAAGCGGACTGATGAAATCAGTCAGGGGAATGATCTCGCAGACCAGTGGGCTAAAGGTTTAGCTAAAGACTCCACTGGGTTTGGGAATAAGGTTTTGCTAGCAATGGATGTTGATAAACTATGCGCTGATAATGACCTTGTTTTGATTCAAACAGGTGCTACAGAGGGTGAGCTCCGTGGATGGAAACGGAACGGTGCACGGTGTGATGGGGAAGGCGTGTGGCGACATTCTGGGACTAACCGACCTTATCTTCCTAGATCTGCATATCCAGGAATGGCCAAAGCCGTTCATGGCTTGGATCATGCGTCTCGTGACGGGATGGTGGCAGCTGTGACTCGGGTATGGCATGCCCCTGGGTTTGCCACAGCTGCTGCCCAATTCTGCGGGAGGTGTATGGTGTGCATGAAATTCAATGTGGGGAAGGGCATCCCATCTGACCCGGCAGTGACCCCGAGTCCCCAAAGCCCGTTCGATCACCTGCAGATGGATTTCATTGAGCTAACGCCGTGCAGGGGATACAAGTACTGTTTGGTGATTGTAGATCTGTTTTCCAG CTGTGTCACCCACTCTTCTCCGACAGTGCCAGACCCACGGGTTCTGGATCGAGGGAAAAGGGGGGTGATGGATGCCAATGCTGTGGAGCTTTTGTCCTGA